From Brevibacillus marinus, a single genomic window includes:
- a CDS encoding (Fe-S)-binding protein, with product MKVSLFITCLSDVFFPEVGKSVVEVLERLGVEVDFPEAQTCCGQPAYNSGYHREAKEAAKKLIEAFASSEYVVSPSGSCVSMIRHYYPKLFADDPAWQSRAEELVQKTYEFSEFLVRVLGVTELDARFPAQATYHQSCHMCRGLGVKEEPLQLLASVEGLNQTELPYAHDCCGFGGTFASKMSPISEAMVDEKIRHLEESGASLLIGSDMGCLMNIAGRLQRTGKSIRVMHVAEVLAKGMNK from the coding sequence ATGAAGGTGTCCCTGTTTATTACCTGCCTTTCAGACGTCTTTTTCCCGGAGGTGGGCAAAAGCGTCGTTGAAGTATTGGAGCGGCTGGGCGTAGAGGTTGACTTCCCGGAGGCGCAGACCTGTTGTGGGCAGCCTGCGTACAACAGCGGCTATCATCGGGAAGCAAAAGAGGCGGCCAAGAAGCTGATCGAGGCCTTTGCTTCCAGCGAATATGTGGTGTCTCCCTCCGGCTCTTGTGTGTCGATGATTCGCCATTACTATCCCAAACTGTTCGCCGATGATCCCGCCTGGCAAAGCAGGGCCGAAGAACTGGTGCAAAAAACATACGAATTCTCGGAGTTTTTGGTGCGTGTGCTTGGCGTAACCGAGCTGGACGCGCGCTTCCCGGCGCAAGCGACGTACCATCAGTCTTGTCATATGTGCCGCGGTTTGGGGGTTAAGGAAGAGCCGCTGCAGCTGCTTGCCTCGGTGGAGGGGCTGAACCAGACGGAACTGCCCTACGCCCACGATTGCTGCGGGTTTGGCGGCACATTTGCCAGCAAAATGAGTCCGATCTCGGAAGCGATGGTCGATGAGAAGATCCGGCACCTGGAAGAAAGCGGCGCTTCGCTGTTGATCGGCTCTGACATGGGCTGCTTGATGAATATTGCCGGGCGCCTGCAGCGAACTGGCAAGTCAATCCGCGTCATGCACGTGGCCGAGGTTTTGGCGAAGGGGATGAACAAATGA
- a CDS encoding ABC transporter ATP-binding protein produces the protein MLKLKGISKVFNRGTVDEKVALANINLELAPGDFVTVIGSNGAGKSTLMNIISGALAPDTGTIEIDGEVVNHLAEHQRSLKIGRVFQDPMAGTAPTMTIEENLAMAFSRDKRRTLRRGVNKERREYFREILATLNLGLENRLQAKVGLLSGGERQALSLLMATFTQPKVLLLDEHTAALDPARAQLITELTKEVVERSKLTTLMVTHNMKQALDLGNRLIMMDKGSIIMDIREGKDQLTIEQLLKEFERLKGEKLASDRVMLA, from the coding sequence ATGCTTAAGCTGAAGGGAATCAGCAAAGTGTTCAACCGGGGGACCGTCGACGAAAAGGTAGCGCTGGCGAACATCAACCTGGAGCTGGCGCCGGGCGATTTCGTCACGGTCATCGGCAGCAATGGAGCGGGCAAGTCCACACTGATGAACATTATTTCCGGCGCGCTGGCTCCCGACACCGGTACAATTGAGATCGACGGGGAAGTGGTCAACCATCTGGCTGAGCACCAGCGCTCGCTCAAGATCGGGCGCGTCTTTCAAGATCCGATGGCCGGCACCGCGCCGACGATGACGATCGAAGAGAATCTGGCCATGGCCTTTTCGCGCGATAAAAGGCGAACGCTGCGCAGGGGGGTAAACAAGGAGCGCCGCGAGTATTTTCGTGAGATTCTGGCAACCTTGAACCTCGGCTTGGAAAATCGCCTGCAGGCGAAAGTGGGGCTGTTGTCGGGCGGCGAACGGCAAGCGCTCAGTCTGTTGATGGCCACCTTTACGCAACCCAAGGTCCTGCTATTGGATGAGCACACGGCCGCGCTTGACCCGGCCCGGGCACAGCTGATCACGGAGTTGACCAAGGAAGTGGTCGAGCGCTCCAAGCTGACCACGCTCATGGTTACCCACAACATGAAACAGGCGTTGGACTTGGGGAATCGCTTGATCATGATGGATAAGGGATCGATCATCATGGATATCCGGGAAGGCAAAGACCAACTGACGATCGAACAGCTGCTGAAGGAGTTTGAGCGGCTCAAAGGCGAAAAATTAGCCAGCGATCGGGTGATGTTGGCGTAA
- a CDS encoding ABC transporter permease yields the protein MPAEAWIGSIESGIIFALMALGVYLTFRILDVPDLTVDGSFTTGGALAATMIAAGYNPLISTAAALVAGGIAGLITGLLHTKGKINALLAGILSMIALYSINLRIMGKANVPLLGEETLFSQITAFFSGGFGIMLTMAVFVLAVKLITDWFLHTEIGLALRATGDNERMIRSFSTNTDSTKIIGLSLSNALVALSGALMAQYQGFSDVNMGIGMIVIGLASVIIGETLFGHSTIFRATLAVVLGAIVYRVIIAIALRVEWLEASDMKLITAVIVVIALTWPKLWGAWKEKRARAALQQQSSQDNTAVRGDHHA from the coding sequence GTGCCTGCTGAAGCCTGGATTGGCTCGATCGAGTCAGGAATCATCTTTGCACTAATGGCATTAGGCGTTTATCTAACCTTTCGCATTCTCGACGTTCCGGACCTGACCGTTGACGGAAGCTTCACGACCGGGGGAGCGCTGGCGGCGACGATGATCGCCGCCGGTTACAACCCGCTCATCTCCACCGCGGCGGCGCTGGTCGCCGGCGGAATCGCCGGGTTGATCACCGGCCTGCTCCACACCAAAGGAAAAATCAACGCGCTGTTGGCGGGAATTCTCTCCATGATTGCGCTCTACTCGATCAATTTGCGCATCATGGGGAAGGCGAACGTGCCGCTGCTGGGCGAGGAGACGTTGTTCAGCCAGATTACCGCCTTTTTCTCCGGCGGTTTCGGGATTATGCTCACGATGGCCGTGTTTGTCCTGGCCGTCAAACTGATTACCGACTGGTTTCTTCACACCGAGATCGGTCTGGCCCTGCGCGCTACCGGTGACAACGAGCGGATGATCCGCAGCTTTTCCACCAATACAGACTCGACCAAAATCATCGGTCTCAGCCTCTCCAATGCATTGGTTGCCTTATCGGGCGCTCTGATGGCGCAGTACCAAGGTTTTTCCGATGTCAACATGGGGATCGGGATGATCGTCATCGGTCTGGCTTCCGTGATCATCGGGGAGACGCTGTTTGGCCACTCGACGATCTTCCGCGCGACGCTGGCGGTGGTCTTGGGAGCGATCGTCTACCGGGTCATCATCGCCATTGCGCTGCGCGTCGAATGGCTGGAAGCGTCCGACATGAAGCTGATTACCGCCGTCATCGTCGTCATTGCCTTGACTTGGCCCAAGCTGTGGGGGGCGTGGAAAGAAAAGCGGGCGCGTGCCGCGCTTCAGCAGCAAAGCAGCCAAGACAATACGGCAGTGAGAGGTGACCACCATGCTTAA
- a CDS encoding ABC transporter substrate-binding protein: MKKSFVLLLSAIMLLAAACGTSSSTNGGGESGNNTAAPSASSNESGEEKKHVTIGITQIVEHPSLDAAREGFIAALHDAGYKEGENLTLDYQNAQGDMNTNVTIAQKFASDKVDLVLAISTPSAQAVAKATSEIPIVFTAVTDPLGAKLVQSLDKPGANVTGVSDTHPDAIKKTMETIKEFFPDAVNVGMIYNNGEQNSVVNVENAKKAMEPLGLKPVEVTVANSSEVKQAADSLVGRADVLYIPKDNTVVSALDAVLLVANEKDIPMFVGETDSVKAGGFAGYGFEYHDLGYTTGQMALEILNGKSPSEIPVKFPEKLELMINTKTAQEQNITLTDAMKNNAILYEG; the protein is encoded by the coding sequence TTGAAGAAATCATTTGTCCTGCTTTTAAGCGCTATCATGCTGCTGGCTGCGGCCTGTGGAACGTCCTCGTCCACCAACGGAGGCGGGGAGTCCGGCAATAACACGGCTGCACCGTCCGCTTCATCCAATGAAAGCGGTGAAGAAAAAAAGCACGTCACGATCGGGATCACGCAGATCGTGGAGCACCCGTCGCTCGACGCTGCGCGCGAGGGGTTTATCGCGGCTTTGCATGATGCCGGCTACAAAGAGGGCGAGAATCTGACGCTTGACTATCAAAACGCGCAGGGCGACATGAACACCAATGTGACGATTGCGCAAAAGTTCGCCTCTGACAAGGTTGATTTGGTACTGGCAATCTCCACGCCGTCCGCTCAGGCAGTGGCCAAGGCGACGAGCGAAATCCCGATCGTGTTTACAGCGGTGACCGATCCGCTGGGGGCGAAGCTGGTGCAAAGCCTGGATAAGCCCGGCGCCAATGTGACCGGTGTTTCGGATACACATCCCGATGCGATCAAAAAGACGATGGAGACGATCAAAGAGTTTTTCCCGGACGCCGTAAATGTCGGCATGATTTATAACAACGGCGAGCAAAACTCGGTGGTCAACGTGGAGAACGCCAAAAAAGCGATGGAGCCGCTCGGCTTAAAGCCGGTCGAGGTGACCGTGGCCAACAGCTCGGAAGTAAAACAGGCTGCCGATTCACTGGTTGGCAGGGCTGACGTGCTCTACATTCCGAAGGATAATACTGTGGTGTCTGCTTTGGATGCCGTACTGCTGGTCGCCAACGAAAAAGACATCCCCATGTTTGTCGGAGAGACAGACTCGGTGAAAGCGGGCGGTTTTGCCGGATATGGATTTGAATACCACGATCTGGGCTATACCACCGGCCAAATGGCGCTCGAAATCCTCAACGGCAAGAGCCCGAGCGAGATTCCGGTCAAATTTCCGGAGAAATTGGAATTGATGATTAACACCAAAACGGCACAAGAACAAAACATTACGCTTACCGATGCGATGAAAAACAACGCGATCCTCTATGAAGGGTAG
- a CDS encoding response regulator, whose amino-acid sequence MAQAYRVLIADDHPHAREAIRSLLAEDPAFQLVGEASSGTEALEQCDRLQPDLVLMDINMPGVDGLEATRRIKQRYPGIKVVVLSVSDDIADLFTAIQFGAQGYLLKNLDPDDWLVYLHALVEGRTEGSRELAGKLLYQFRELNPAEEVPPSVLTTREKEILCYVAKGETNRQIAERLVISENTVKNHIKNILEKLQLENRVQLASFAVRHGLTRS is encoded by the coding sequence ATGGCGCAAGCGTACCGCGTGTTGATCGCAGACGACCATCCCCACGCGCGGGAAGCCATTCGCAGTTTGCTGGCGGAAGATCCGGCTTTCCAGTTGGTGGGCGAGGCAAGCAGCGGCACAGAGGCCTTGGAGCAATGCGATCGCCTGCAGCCGGACCTGGTGCTGATGGACATCAACATGCCGGGGGTGGACGGGCTGGAGGCGACGCGCAGGATCAAACAACGCTATCCCGGGATCAAGGTCGTCGTGCTCAGCGTTTCGGACGATATTGCCGACCTATTTACCGCGATCCAATTTGGTGCCCAGGGCTATTTATTGAAAAACCTGGACCCGGATGACTGGCTCGTCTACCTGCACGCATTGGTGGAAGGCAGGACGGAAGGCTCACGGGAATTGGCGGGCAAACTGCTGTACCAGTTTCGCGAGCTGAACCCCGCCGAAGAGGTGCCGCCGTCCGTGCTCACGACGCGGGAGAAGGAAATTTTGTGCTATGTGGCGAAGGGGGAGACGAACCGCCAGATCGCCGAGCGCTTGGTCATTTCCGAGAATACGGTGAAAAACCACATTAAAAACATTCTCGAGAAGCTGCAGCTGGAAAACCGCGTCCAGCTCGCCTCGTTTGCCGTTCGTCACGGGCTGACGCGAAGCTGA
- a CDS encoding sensor histidine kinase — translation MTYRSLKWLTIFLPPLIIGGFEFIRHDFLLDYLSMETGNYLITLLTLLLSYLFATWMFRTIERMSARIAEEEARRAVYEERERLARELHDNLAQTLFLLNVKLRQRQLEEAKSAVAEIDRILRQAIFNLRAAPEESGSLPARIDKWLSEWSALSGIDVQQEVALSDHSFTPGEEVHLFGIIQEAFTNIRKHARATAAWLRITADRDGWELTISDNGCGIGSTHVPARHYGLTMIRERAAKLGASCAVERQEAGGTIVTIRGKRR, via the coding sequence ATGACCTATCGTTCTTTAAAATGGCTGACGATTTTTTTGCCGCCTCTCATCATCGGCGGCTTCGAGTTTATCCGGCACGACTTCCTCTTGGACTATCTATCGATGGAAACCGGCAACTACCTGATCACGCTGCTCACGCTGCTGCTCTCCTATCTGTTCGCGACGTGGATGTTCCGCACGATCGAGCGGATGAGTGCGCGCATTGCCGAGGAAGAGGCGAGGCGGGCGGTCTATGAAGAGCGGGAGCGATTGGCCCGTGAACTGCATGACAATTTGGCGCAAACCTTGTTCCTGCTGAATGTGAAGCTGCGGCAGCGCCAGTTGGAGGAAGCGAAATCGGCGGTTGCCGAGATTGACCGGATTTTGCGGCAGGCGATTTTCAATCTCCGCGCGGCGCCGGAAGAGAGCGGTTCGCTGCCTGCCCGCATCGACAAGTGGCTGTCCGAATGGAGCGCGTTGAGCGGGATTGACGTGCAGCAGGAGGTAGCCCTTTCAGACCATTCCTTTACACCGGGCGAAGAGGTGCACCTGTTTGGCATCATCCAGGAGGCGTTTACCAACATCCGCAAACACGCGCGGGCAACCGCCGCCTGGCTGCGGATCACGGCTGACCGGGATGGCTGGGAATTGACGATCAGCGACAACGGATGCGGAATCGGCAGCACGCATGTCCCCGCGCGTCATTACGGGTTGACCATGATCCGGGAGCGAGCGGCCAAATTGGGCGCTTCCTGCGCGGTGGAGCGGCAGGAGGCCGGCGGGACGATCGTGACCATTCGCGGCAAAAGGAGGTGA
- a CDS encoding haloacid dehalogenase type II encodes MAAPKAITFDCYGTLIDWEGEIRQFFQQILQEQGVSAAALDVVALQRHWEEIQFAYIQGPYRPYKEVLKNTLPMAFRDFGYPFRPEDGVRFAESMGRWRPFPDTREALLELKKYTKIALITNTDDAIIAETVQQLGVEFDEIITAEQAGAYKPSQQGFRLALERLGLDQSEVLHAGFGFKYDVVPATQLGWRTCWINRYGEVRPVDVKETYLVGDLATFALLVKGMACQDTAG; translated from the coding sequence ATGGCCGCGCCAAAGGCGATTACGTTTGACTGTTACGGCACACTGATCGACTGGGAGGGGGAGATTCGGCAGTTCTTTCAACAAATTCTGCAGGAGCAAGGAGTAAGCGCCGCCGCTCTCGATGTCGTTGCTCTGCAGCGGCACTGGGAGGAGATCCAGTTTGCCTACATCCAGGGTCCCTACCGTCCCTATAAAGAAGTGCTGAAAAACACGTTGCCCATGGCCTTTCGCGACTTCGGCTATCCCTTCCGTCCCGAAGATGGCGTCCGCTTTGCCGAATCGATGGGCCGGTGGCGGCCCTTCCCCGATACGCGAGAGGCCCTGCTTGAGCTGAAAAAATACACGAAAATCGCCTTGATCACCAATACGGACGACGCGATTATCGCGGAGACGGTCCAACAGCTGGGCGTCGAATTTGACGAAATCATTACCGCAGAGCAAGCGGGGGCGTACAAGCCGAGTCAGCAAGGGTTCCGGCTGGCTCTGGAGCGGTTAGGTCTGGATCAATCGGAAGTCCTGCACGCCGGATTTGGCTTCAAATATGATGTCGTGCCGGCTACGCAGTTGGGATGGCGGACGTGTTGGATCAATCGCTACGGAGAAGTGCGCCCGGTTGACGTCAAGGAAACGTATCTGGTGGGGGATCTGGCGACGTTTGCCCTGCTGGTCAAGGGGATGGCCTGTCAGGATACAGCGGGATAA
- a CDS encoding AbrB family transcriptional regulator translates to MNRKPAVLEGIRFFALCSAGGFVLASAGLSVGWMMGSLLVAACHSFRHPAKSDARPENRKIGLRIGQCILGMELGQRLNLSVLAMLKEHSITIALILSLSIFCSWGAGYLLHKVCKTDLLTSFLATAPGGLSAMPALAQELGANTAVVTLNQTIRIFLVVLTIPLIVSGMANPAVSTAVPHVSPFAGTADFRIASFLWTIVLAVSAWGGYHLGRFLKFPAPWLVGSLITVALVQNLGNLYAGGDVLPWWPENIMSIAQILIGASVGASFQKSMFIGIGKTFLVSFFATAAFIMTMLACAYVVSRLTGIAVVTTSLAFAPGGVAEMTSTAVALRADSMFVVAVQVIRIVVVNATLPPLFKLLHDQEKSLQKKETFRDVDDFRK, encoded by the coding sequence ATGAATAGGAAACCCGCTGTTTTAGAAGGAATCCGCTTTTTCGCGTTATGTAGTGCGGGAGGTTTTGTACTCGCGTCAGCCGGATTGTCGGTCGGCTGGATGATGGGGTCACTGCTGGTGGCTGCATGTCATTCTTTTCGCCATCCGGCGAAATCCGATGCGCGACCTGAAAACCGGAAAATAGGGTTGCGGATTGGGCAATGCATATTAGGCATGGAGTTGGGGCAGCGGCTGAATCTATCTGTGCTCGCGATGCTCAAGGAACATAGCATCACGATTGCGCTGATCCTCTCATTGTCCATCTTCTGCTCATGGGGGGCCGGGTACCTCCTTCATAAAGTATGCAAAACGGATTTGTTAACCAGTTTTCTCGCAACAGCCCCGGGGGGACTTTCCGCCATGCCCGCGCTGGCTCAGGAGTTAGGTGCAAACACTGCGGTTGTCACGCTGAATCAAACGATCCGGATTTTTCTCGTCGTGTTGACGATTCCGCTGATCGTATCGGGAATGGCAAATCCGGCGGTAAGTACAGCCGTTCCGCACGTTTCACCGTTTGCGGGAACAGCTGATTTTCGCATCGCATCTTTTCTCTGGACCATTGTGTTGGCTGTATCCGCATGGGGAGGTTACCATCTGGGAAGGTTCTTGAAATTTCCTGCGCCATGGCTTGTCGGCAGCCTGATAACGGTTGCTCTCGTGCAAAATCTCGGCAATCTATACGCGGGCGGCGATGTGCTTCCCTGGTGGCCCGAGAACATCATGTCCATTGCGCAAATCCTGATTGGGGCCAGTGTCGGGGCCAGCTTCCAAAAGTCGATGTTTATCGGAATCGGGAAAACCTTTTTGGTCTCGTTTTTCGCGACAGCTGCCTTTATCATGACCATGTTGGCCTGTGCCTACGTGGTCTCCCGGCTCACGGGGATCGCAGTTGTGACAACATCTTTGGCGTTTGCTCCGGGGGGCGTGGCGGAGATGACCTCCACCGCGGTGGCTCTCCGCGCCGATTCCATGTTTGTCGTTGCCGTCCAGGTCATCCGGATCGTAGTGGTCAATGCAACATTGCCGCCCTTATTTAAACTCCTCCATGATCAAGAGAAAAGTTTGCAAAAAAAGGAAACGTTCCGTGATGTTGACGATTTTCGCAAATAA
- a CDS encoding isocitrate/isopropylmalate dehydrogenase family protein — protein sequence MAAYKIGVLYGDGIGPEIVRATVEVLTAAAERTADATFEWLELPMGWTAIEKYQDPLPERTKQALEHCHGWIMGPHDAAAYPAEYQHKRNPSGELRHYFDLYANIRPIKTMEGIKSVAGEADLVIFRENTEGFYPDRNMYTGTGEFMITPDVAISTGVFTKKAAERIAHAAFRMAMKRRKKVTIVHKANVIKLANGLFLNTCREVAKHYPEVAVDDYHVDAMAAHLVRRAKDFDVIVTTNMFGDILSDLAGELVGSLGMAPSINTSDDKGMAQAAHGSAPDIAGQNIANPIGEILSAVMLLDWLAERHADQALSGIARLVETAVQKTVAEGVRTRDLGGTASTTEFTQAIVGRIKGL from the coding sequence ATGGCTGCTTACAAAATTGGCGTATTGTACGGCGATGGGATCGGCCCGGAGATCGTCAGGGCGACGGTTGAGGTGCTCACGGCTGCGGCGGAGCGGACAGCTGATGCGACGTTTGAGTGGCTTGAACTGCCGATGGGCTGGACGGCGATCGAGAAATACCAAGATCCCCTCCCCGAACGCACAAAACAAGCATTGGAGCACTGCCACGGCTGGATTATGGGGCCGCACGATGCCGCCGCCTATCCCGCTGAATACCAGCACAAACGCAACCCCAGCGGTGAACTGCGCCACTATTTTGACCTGTACGCCAATATCCGACCGATTAAAACGATGGAAGGGATCAAGTCGGTGGCGGGAGAGGCGGATCTCGTTATTTTCCGGGAAAATACGGAAGGATTTTACCCCGACCGAAATATGTACACAGGCACCGGAGAATTCATGATTACGCCTGATGTGGCGATTTCAACCGGGGTTTTCACCAAAAAGGCGGCAGAGCGGATTGCCCACGCCGCGTTCCGGATGGCGATGAAGCGGCGCAAAAAGGTGACGATTGTGCATAAAGCGAATGTGATCAAATTGGCGAACGGTCTCTTCCTGAACACGTGCAGAGAAGTGGCCAAGCACTACCCGGAGGTGGCCGTGGACGACTATCACGTGGATGCGATGGCAGCCCATCTGGTGCGGCGTGCGAAAGATTTCGACGTGATCGTGACCACGAACATGTTTGGCGACATCCTGTCCGATTTGGCCGGCGAGCTGGTTGGCAGCCTGGGGATGGCGCCGTCCATCAACACCAGCGATGACAAAGGCATGGCGCAAGCGGCGCACGGCTCAGCGCCGGATATCGCCGGTCAAAACATCGCCAATCCGATCGGAGAGATCCTGTCCGCTGTCATGCTGCTCGATTGGCTGGCCGAGCGTCACGCTGATCAGGCATTGAGCGGTATCGCCCGGCTGGTGGAAACGGCCGTGCAGAAGACCGTTGCGGAAGGGGTGCGTACGAGAGATTTGGGCGGCACGGCATCCACGACAGAATTTACCCAAGCGATTGTTGGCAGAATCAAAGGTTTATAG
- a CDS encoding tripartite tricarboxylate transporter TctB family protein has product MSKTFDRYCSLLFACIGAGFMVESRKISESSYGSTVGPDLFPFGLGLLLVLLSLGLFYETFRSKQQQETPKRALDYKRFFIMLAAGVLYGLLLEELGYVISTFLFLLIGFQTMERGKWLSSLLISGFFSFGIYYLFVEVLQGTLPGFPTW; this is encoded by the coding sequence GTGAGCAAGACATTCGACAGATATTGCAGTTTGCTGTTTGCCTGCATCGGCGCGGGGTTCATGGTGGAAAGCCGAAAAATATCGGAAAGTTCGTACGGCAGCACTGTCGGACCCGATCTCTTCCCGTTTGGTTTAGGCCTGCTTCTCGTCTTGTTAAGCCTTGGCTTGTTCTATGAAACATTTCGCAGCAAACAGCAGCAGGAAACGCCGAAACGTGCGCTGGATTACAAAAGGTTTTTCATTATGTTGGCGGCCGGTGTCTTATATGGCTTGTTGCTGGAGGAGCTCGGCTATGTGATCAGCACCTTTCTCTTCCTGCTCATCGGCTTTCAAACGATGGAAAGGGGAAAGTGGCTCTCTTCCCTTCTCATTTCCGGGTTCTTCTCATTTGGCATCTACTATCTCTTTGTGGAAGTTCTGCAGGGCACGTTGCCTGGTTTTCCAACCTGGTAA
- a CDS encoding Bug family tripartite tricarboxylate transporter substrate binding protein — protein MISDVSTLGEYIRAGQLRPVAIASPERLDGLYKDVPTYKEQGYDVEVTLWRGIFGPKDMAPEIVKFWEEKIKALSESEAWQKEVEAKGFINGYKNSAEFTKYLEEQEQQIKEVLIELGMAK, from the coding sequence GTGATCAGTGATGTATCCACGTTGGGCGAATACATCCGCGCCGGCCAATTGCGTCCGGTGGCGATCGCCTCGCCGGAACGGCTGGACGGTCTGTACAAAGACGTTCCGACCTACAAGGAGCAGGGCTATGATGTGGAGGTTACGCTCTGGCGCGGCATCTTTGGCCCCAAAGACATGGCACCGGAAATTGTGAAGTTCTGGGAGGAGAAAATCAAGGCCTTGTCCGAGTCGGAAGCGTGGCAGAAGGAAGTGGAAGCCAAAGGCTTTATCAACGGATATAAGAACAGCGCGGAATTTACGAAGTATCTGGAAGAGCAGGAGCAGCAGATCAAAGAAGTCCTGATCGAACTGGGCATGGCGAAGTGA
- a CDS encoding Bug family tripartite tricarboxylate transporter substrate binding protein: protein MKKTHKPFRWTGAILTALLAVGLTACGASSQGSGSPAAPQGTEANSTQTALDYPKKPILLIAPSGVGGGIDGTARSFVKAMAEAKLIDQTITVENRPGGGQSVGLAEFITQDPKNDHKLLLPSTPIVINHLRKEGNSPYSFRDMTPIAQLVVDYNVVAVPANSKYQNLNEIFADLKADPKSLTIAGGSSPGSIDHIALMMPALKAGLDVKQLKYVPYDGGERFDCRNDWRQCRSRDQ, encoded by the coding sequence ATGAAAAAAACACACAAACCTTTCCGTTGGACAGGCGCCATTTTGACCGCACTGCTGGCCGTCGGTTTGACTGCCTGTGGAGCTTCTTCCCAGGGGTCCGGTTCCCCAGCCGCCCCGCAAGGCACGGAGGCAAATTCCACCCAAACCGCGCTGGATTATCCGAAAAAGCCCATCTTGCTGATCGCCCCTTCGGGAGTTGGCGGCGGAATTGATGGCACGGCCCGTTCGTTTGTCAAGGCGATGGCTGAGGCGAAATTGATTGACCAGACGATTACCGTTGAGAACCGACCGGGCGGCGGCCAATCCGTAGGTCTGGCGGAATTTATCACGCAGGATCCGAAAAATGATCACAAGCTGCTTTTGCCGTCTACGCCGATTGTGATCAACCACTTGCGGAAGGAAGGAAACAGCCCCTACTCGTTCCGCGACATGACGCCGATCGCGCAATTGGTGGTGGACTACAATGTCGTGGCCGTTCCCGCAAATTCCAAGTACCAAAATCTGAATGAAATCTTCGCTGATTTGAAAGCGGATCCAAAAAGCCTGACCATCGCGGGCGGCTCGTCGCCTGGCTCGATTGACCATATCGCCTTGATGATGCCGGCGTTGAAAGCGGGATTGGATGTGAAGCAGCTGAAGTACGTGCCCTACGACGGGGGGGAGCGATTCGATTGTCGCAACGATTGGCGGCAATGCCGATCTCGTGATCAGTGA
- a CDS encoding RraA family protein, with the protein MNHFQNIPTTCISDAMQGLNNMDPAIKPLKEEYRIAGRAFTVKMPVGDNLCVLRAIREANPGDNLVVDAKGDTYRAIAGDFILGLAQTLGIQGIVVDGAIRDIVGTKQLNFPVFCRGTTVAASGKAGWGEINVPISCGGTTVHPGDLIVGDADGVVVVPRSKEQEILQKALEKLEQDRKRAERVSGKVAEVKQYLDDVLDK; encoded by the coding sequence ATGAATCATTTTCAAAACATTCCGACTACATGTATCTCTGATGCCATGCAAGGGTTGAATAACATGGACCCTGCGATCAAGCCTTTAAAAGAGGAATACCGCATTGCCGGACGAGCGTTCACTGTGAAGATGCCGGTTGGCGACAACCTGTGCGTACTGCGGGCGATTCGCGAGGCGAACCCGGGGGACAACTTGGTGGTGGATGCCAAAGGGGATACCTATCGGGCGATCGCCGGTGATTTCATTTTAGGTTTGGCGCAAACGCTTGGCATCCAGGGCATCGTGGTGGACGGCGCCATCCGCGACATCGTCGGTACAAAGCAGTTGAACTTCCCCGTCTTCTGCAGAGGAACGACAGTGGCGGCAAGCGGAAAAGCGGGGTGGGGCGAAATCAATGTTCCCATCTCCTGCGGCGGGACCACCGTTCACCCGGGGGATCTCATCGTGGGAGATGCCGACGGTGTGGTGGTGGTACCGCGATCCAAAGAACAGGAGATCTTGCAGAAAGCGTTGGAAAAACTGGAACAAGACCGAAAACGGGCGGAGCGCGTTTCCGGAAAAGTGGCGGAAGTCAAACAGTACCTGGATGATGTTCTGGATAAATAA